The window TCAACGCGCGCGCTCGGCGGCGGCCGCCTCGTGCATCGCGCGCTGGAGGCTCGCGCCGGCCCGGCGCGCGACGCGATGCCACGCGCCGTCTTGATCGAGCTCCCAGGCGTGATCGTCGTCGCGCCGCGCGGCTTCGATCAGTGCATCGAGCCGGCGCTGGTGCGCCGGCGTCTCGATCGGCACGAGCGCCTCGATTCGTTGCGAGAGGTTGCGGGTCATCAGGTCCGCGGATCCGATGAAATAGCGGTAGCCGCGCCGCTCCGAGCCGAAGCGGAAGATGCGCGAGTGCTCGAGGTAACGGCCGAGGATCGAGCGCACCGTGATGCGCTCGGAAAGGCCGAGCACGCCGGGTCGCAGGCAGCTGATCCCGCGCGAGACCAGCTCGATGCGCACGCCGGCGCGCGAGGCTTCGCAGAGCGCATCGATCATGGCGGCATCCTGGATGCCATTGACCTTGATGAACGCGCTGCCGTCTGGCTCGCGCATCTCGGCATCCAGCTGCTCGACGAGCGCGCTGCGCAGGTTGTGCGGCGCGACCAGCAGCTTCTCGTAGCTCGGCGCGCGCGAGAGGCCGGTGAGATGGTTGAAGAGCAGCGCGACGTCGCGGCCGATCTCGGGGGACGCGGTGAAGAGGCCGAGATCCTCGTACACGCGAGACGTCACCGGGTTGTAGTTGCCCGTGCCGATGTGCGAGTAGCGCTGCACGCCGCCGGGCTCTTCGCGCACCACCAAAGCGAGCTTCGCGTGCGTCTTCAGCCCGATCACTCCGTAGACGACGTGCGCACCGGCGCGCTCGAGCAGCTGCGCGCGCTCGATGTTCGCGCGCTCGTCGAAGCGCGCGCGCAGCTCCACGACCACTGCGACTTCCTTGCCGGAGCGCGCGGCGTGACAGAGCGCGAGCACGACGGGGTTCTCGTTGCCAGAGGCGCGGTAGAGCGTGTGCTTGATGGCGCGCACGTGCGGATCGCGCGCGGCCTGCCACACGAACTCCTCGACCGAGCCGCGAAAAGACTCGTAGGGGTGGTGCACGAGCACGTCGCCGCGCTTCAGCACCGCAAAAAAATCCGGCGCGCGCTCGTGCTCCTCGCCGCGCAGCTGCGGAGGTTGCACGGGGACGAGCGAAGGGAACTTCAGCTCGGGTCGCTCGAGATTCGCGATCTCCCAGAGATCGCCGAGCTCGCCGAGCGCATGGAATTCATAGGTGTCGTCAACGCGCAGCCCGAGGTTTTCGCGCAGCAGCGCGCGCATGCCTTCGGGCATTTCGCGCTCGACCTCGAGACGCACTGGATGGTTCGTGCGCAGGCGGCGCTGCAGGCCCGAGGCGACGGCGTCGAGCAAGTCGTCGGCCTCGCCTTCATCGAGCTCG of the Deltaproteobacteria bacterium genome contains:
- the ppk1 gene encoding polyphosphate kinase 1; its protein translation is MTAGGEVAGGAFDFVAVFVPEVDAGSFGIRIASWKDLGASARESATSYYESHVEPVLTPLSVDSAHPFPAISNLSLNLGVWLENPEQQRAISFARVKVPPNLPRFIALGGGEPLLPIEELIAAKLDLLFPGMRILEQHAFRVTLDADLELDEGEADDLLDAVASGLQRRLRTNHPVRLEVEREMPEGMRALLRENLGLRVDDTYEFHALGELGDLWEIANLERPELKFPSLVPVQPPQLRGEEHERAPDFFAVLKRGDVLVHHPYESFRGSVEEFVWQAARDPHVRAIKHTLYRASGNENPVVLALCHAARSGKEVAVVVELRARFDERANIERAQLLERAGAHVVYGVIGLKTHAKLALVVREEPGGVQRYSHIGTGNYNPVTSRVYEDLGLFTASPEIGRDVALLFNHLTGLSRAPSYEKLLVAPHNLRSALVEQLDAEMREPDGSAFIKVNGIQDAAMIDALCEASRAGVRIELVSRGISCLRPGVLGLSERITVRSILGRYLEHSRIFRFGSERRGYRYFIGSADLMTRNLSQRIEALVPIETPAHQRRLDALIEAARRDDDHAWELDQDGAWHRVARRAGASLQRAMHEAAAAERAR